A single region of the Changchengzhania lutea genome encodes:
- a CDS encoding cellulose synthase family protein → MILVSIIILIYTIALMLILLYALAQLNLLFNYLGSKKTKKIAPLLDFSKVDSIPLVTIQLPVYNEMYVMERLLDNISKIDYPKDKLEIQVLDDSTDETVASTSNHIAILKQSGLNIQHITRTNRQGFKAGALKEGLSVANGEFIAIFDSDFLPKPDWLNRTIPYFKDRAIGVVQTRWSHINRNYSLLTKIQAFALDAHFTLEQVGRNSKGHFINFNGTAGVWRKSCIIDAGNWEGDTLTEDLDLSYRAQLKNWKFKYLEDVETPAELPIIISAARSQQFRWNKGGAENFRKMMWRILKNENLSTKTKAHGLLHLLNSTMFLNILIVAVLSIPMLYIKNEYAHLKPYFYVMSFFVVSTIIFFGCYWVMYKKIYGGGFKNFINYIGMFFVFFSIAMGFSLHNSIAVLEGHLGKKSDFIRTPKFNIKTFKDNMKRNKYIKRTVSVHVIFEGLLMLYFAFGMYSAFVVGDTGGDFGLFPFHLMLFLGFGYVFFKSLTSKV, encoded by the coding sequence ATGATTCTCGTATCTATTATCATACTTATTTATACGATTGCGCTCATGCTCATACTTTTGTATGCCTTGGCGCAACTCAATTTGTTATTTAATTATTTGGGTTCTAAAAAGACAAAAAAGATAGCACCTCTATTAGATTTTTCAAAAGTAGATAGCATTCCCTTGGTCACCATACAGCTCCCTGTTTATAATGAAATGTATGTTATGGAACGTTTGCTCGATAATATCTCAAAAATAGACTACCCAAAAGACAAGCTCGAAATTCAAGTGTTAGATGATTCTACCGATGAAACGGTGGCCTCTACCTCTAATCATATCGCCATTTTAAAACAATCTGGATTAAACATCCAACACATCACCAGAACCAACCGGCAAGGTTTTAAGGCAGGCGCTTTAAAAGAAGGCTTGAGTGTAGCTAATGGTGAATTTATCGCCATTTTTGATTCAGATTTTTTACCAAAACCAGATTGGTTAAACCGCACTATCCCCTATTTTAAGGACCGAGCCATTGGTGTCGTGCAAACGCGTTGGAGCCATATTAATCGTAACTATTCCCTCCTTACAAAAATTCAGGCCTTCGCCCTAGATGCGCATTTTACGCTAGAGCAAGTAGGCCGAAACTCTAAAGGGCATTTTATCAATTTTAATGGAACCGCTGGTGTTTGGAGAAAATCTTGCATTATTGATGCTGGAAATTGGGAAGGCGATACACTAACCGAAGATTTAGATTTAAGCTACCGTGCCCAGTTAAAAAACTGGAAGTTTAAATATCTTGAAGATGTAGAAACACCTGCGGAACTGCCCATTATTATAAGTGCCGCTAGATCGCAGCAATTCAGGTGGAATAAGGGTGGTGCAGAAAATTTTAGAAAAATGATGTGGCGCATCTTAAAAAACGAAAATCTTTCGACCAAAACAAAAGCACATGGTCTTTTGCATTTGCTAAACAGCACCATGTTTTTAAACATACTTATCGTGGCCGTATTGAGTATTCCCATGCTTTACATCAAAAATGAATATGCGCACTTAAAACCCTACTTTTATGTGATGAGTTTCTTTGTAGTTAGTACCATAATCTTTTTTGGTTGCTACTGGGTGATGTATAAAAAAATATATGGTGGCGGCTTTAAAAATTTTATTAATTATATCGGTATGTTTTTCGTGTTTTTTTCAATAGCCATGGGTTTTTCCCTGCATAATTCCATTGCCGTTTTAGAAGGCCATTTAGGAAAAAAAAGTGACTTTATACGCACCCCAAAATTCAATATCAAAACCTTTAAAGACAATATGAAGCGCAACAAATACATCAAAAGAACCGTGTCTGTGCATGTTATTTTTGAAGGTTTACTTATGCTCTATTTTGCTTTTGGTATGTATAGCGCTTTTGTAGTAGGTGATACTGGCGGCGACTTTGGGCTGTTCCCGTTTCATCTCATGCTCTTTTTAGGATTTGGTTATGTGTTTTTTAAATCACTGACTTCTAAAGTTTGA